Below is a window of Halomonas sp. Bachu 37 DNA.
CTTTCAGGAAACGCTGCACAAATCCCACCGCAGCTGCCTGATTGGTACCGGCGGGGTATAATCTGACCTTCCTGCCACCGTCTGACAGAGCCACCCGATGAAGCAGATCTCGTTTGCCCAAGCCGAGCACCAGAACAAGAAAAAAGTCACCCGCCGCGAGCGGTTCCTGGCCCAGATGGAGGCGCTAGTGCCTTGGCAACGGCTGATCGATGCACTGTCGCCGTCCTACTTTCCCAACGCGGCAGGCAAGCGCGGCCGGCCCCCCATCGGCCTGGAGCGCATGCTGCGGATCTACTTCCTGCAGCAGTGGTACGCGCTTGCCGATGAGGCGCTCGAAGATGCCATCTACGATAGCCAGGCCATGCGTGACTTCATTGGTATCGACCTGGCCATCGAGAGTGTGCCGGACGCGACCACGCTGCTGCGTTTCCGCCACTTGTTGGAGAAGCATGCGCTGACCCAGCGGATCTTCGAGGAAATCAATGCCCATCTGACCGAGAAGGGCCTGTTCATGCGCGAGGGCACCATTGTCGATGCCACCATCGTGGCGGCGGCGCCTTCCACCAAGAACAAGGCCAAGCAACGCGATCCGGAGATGAAGCAGACCAGGAAGGGCAAGCAGTATTACTTTGGCATGAAGGCTCATATCGGCGTTGATGCCGTCACCGGGCTGGCTCACAGTGTCACTGCCACCTCGGCCAATGTCGCCGATGTCACCATGGTGAACCAGCTGGTCCGAGACGATGACAAGCAGGTATACGGCGACGCGGGTTACACCGGCATGTGGAAGTATCTGGACGAAGAGAAGGATGCCCCGGCCTCCCGCTGCTGTGTTGCCGCCAAGCGCAGCCCCATCAAGAAGATGGAAGACAGCCCCATGAAAACGCTGCTGCTGGCAATCGAGAAGGCCAAGGCCAGCATCCGCTCCAAGGTCGAGCATCCGTTTCATGTCATCAAGAACCTCTTCGGCTACCGCAAGGTGCGCTACAAGGGGTTGGCCAAGAACCAAGCGCAGCTATTCAGCCTGTTCGGACTGGCCAATTTGGTACTGGCGACACGATGCGAAGGCCGAGTTGACGGGGCCAGTGCGCCTTGAATCTGCCCTGTCAGCCGGATAGTCCGGCTGGCAGGAAAAACAGACCACCTAAGGTGGTTAGAAAATGATCGCTGACTCGGTGATTTTGCTACTCTGAGTCCTTCAGTCGCTCAGAGGCTAATTGATCAGCGGTTCCTTCAGCATCGGTGCGCCCTGCATCACTTCCGCCGCCCACACTTTCGAGCCGTGGGCGCGATTGCGCGAGTGGGTCATCTTGGCGCGAATATAGCTGGAGAGCACCACACGTGGGTCGTCGTAGAGCTCGAAGCACAGTGCGTCCTGCTTCCATACTTCCAGAAGCTCCAGCAGTACCTCCTGGTAAAGCGCCTTTTTGGTCGAAAAGTAGTAATGCACGTTGGACTTGGGAATATCGGCCAGCTGGGCGATTTCGCCCATCGAAGCACCGGCGTAGCCTTTTTCGGCAAACAGCCGCTCGGCCGCCTGGAGAATATTCTTCTCGTTGGTGTGCCGAATTTCGTCCTGGGTTCTCGCCACGCTTTCGTCCCTTTACGCCTGAAGGCCAAGCCAATAAAAGCACCGCCGCAGGCGACGGTGCTGAGAAGATGTCCTAGTGACTGCAGCGCGTCAACGTTGCGCCGTATTGCTACAGCACCACCTCGTATCCTTCGAACTTGGGCGGGCCAAGGTAGATGCCTTCCGGCGCCTTGGCGTTGGCGTGGGCCTTGCGGAACGCCTCCGATTGAGTCCAGGCGCGGAAGGCCTCTTGCGACTCCCAGACGCTATGGGAGATGAAAACCGTGTGATCCT
It encodes the following:
- a CDS encoding antibiotic biosynthesis monooxygenase yields the protein MYIAMNRFRIAPGREEDFLEVWRNRDSHLDEVAGFKQFQMLQGESQEDHTVFISHSVWESQEAFRAWTQSEAFRKAHANAKAPEGIYLGPPKFEGYEVVL
- a CDS encoding IS5 family transposase, with product MKQISFAQAEHQNKKKVTRRERFLAQMEALVPWQRLIDALSPSYFPNAAGKRGRPPIGLERMLRIYFLQQWYALADEALEDAIYDSQAMRDFIGIDLAIESVPDATTLLRFRHLLEKHALTQRIFEEINAHLTEKGLFMREGTIVDATIVAAAPSTKNKAKQRDPEMKQTRKGKQYYFGMKAHIGVDAVTGLAHSVTATSANVADVTMVNQLVRDDDKQVYGDAGYTGMWKYLDEEKDAPASRCCVAAKRSPIKKMEDSPMKTLLLAIEKAKASIRSKVEHPFHVIKNLFGYRKVRYKGLAKNQAQLFSLFGLANLVLATRCEGRVDGASAP